The following coding sequences lie in one Spinacia oleracea cultivar Varoflay chromosome 1, BTI_SOV_V1, whole genome shotgun sequence genomic window:
- the LOC110787201 gene encoding uncharacterized protein isoform X1, producing MDFTTQKYYQPTPLFASSQVESQEGKAKGNPFAESILNSNHNAVDPICKLNLRETSDFVKSLPMSTHNGTQSAQRRRDSFGNSMTRKMEAPSTPGRPVFSFSVSRKSVPSKWEDAEKWLFRGGSGGGGGGGGSCHESPAHHAFNHHNNNDNKMMIKQSDVSSNSKAILNEVIAEKFRVIEEEKIAKETVQKFINCPASATGASMEDHHHHQQQQQQQKLSSAITFNGVIIPADLPLKDKFTDEMSPYITNFRYSEPTKEAFLFKSHNFDNNNNKAMTDASTEVIPFEEVKHRDFGTEMTPLGSSTTSRCHTPFKSSSPARHNTPASRSGPLALMDQPTSPINMTQLQECHFAKLQIGSTPFDSVTTNWSSKEEEEEEISKSLRHFEIGRRSVSVSESRACAWEEEEKTKFCLRYQREEAKIQAWLNLQNAKAEAQSRKLEVKIQKMRSNLEEKLMRRMSIVHRKAEEWKIAAQVEHSEQIRKASERAQKLIMNHHQHPNSNLSPHIVSCGCFPCTS from the exons ATGGATTTTACTACCCAAAAATACTATCAACCCACACCTTTATTTGCATCATCACAAGTG GAATCACAAGAAGGAAAAGCAAAGGGAAACCCATTTGCAGAatcaatattaaacagtaatcaCAATGCAGTGGACCCAATTTGCAAGCTCAATCTGAGAGAAACATCAGATTTTGTCAAGTCATTACCAATGAGTACTCACAATGGGACTCAATCAGCACAGAGAAGAAGAGATAGTTTTGGGAATTCAATGACAAGGAAAATGGAGGCTCCTTCAACACCAGGCAGACCTGTTTTTAGCTTCAGTgtttcaagaaaaagtgttccttCTAAATGGGAAGATGCAGAAAAATGGCTTTTCAGAGGCGGcagcggcggcggcggcggagGTGGTGGTTCTTGCCATGAATCACCTGCTCATCATGCTTTCAATCATCATAACAACAATGATAATAAAATGATGATTAAGCAAAGTGATGTGAGttcaaattcaaaagcaatatTAAATGAAGTAATAGCAGAGAAATTCAGGGTAATTGAAGAAGAAAAGATTGCAAAAGAGACAGTTCAAAAGTTTATTAATTGCCCTGCTTCTGCTACTGGTGCTTCTATGGAGGACCACCACCATCatcagcaacagcaacagcaacagaaACTGAGTTCAGCTATCACTTTCAATGGGGTCATAATTCCTGCAGATTTGCCTCTAAAAG ACAAATTCACAGATGAAATGAGTCCTTATATCACCAATTTCAGAtactcagagcctacaaaaGAGGCATTTTTGTTCAAAAGTCACAATTTtgacaacaataataataaggctATGACAGATGCAAGTACAGAAGTGATCCCATTTGAAGAGGTGAAACACAGAGATTTTGGCACTGAAATGACCCCTTTAGGCAGCTCCACTACCTCAAGGTGCCACACACCCTTCAAGAGTTCCTCACCTGCCCGTCACAACACTCCGGCTAGCCGGTCCGGTCCATTAGCATTGATGGATCAACCCACTAGCCCAATTAACATGACTCAATTACAAGAGTGTCATTTTGCCAAGCTCCAAATTGGATCAACCCCATTTGATTCGGTTACGACCAATTGGAGCTCCAaagaagaggaggaagaggagatATCCAAGAGTTTAAGGCATTTTGAAATTGGTAGGAGGAGTGTTTCTGTTTCTGAGTCCAGGGCATGTGCTTGGGAAGAAGAGGAAAAGACCAAATTTTGTCTTAG GTACCAAAGAGAAGAGGCCAAAATTCAAGCATGGTTAAATCTTCAAAATGCCAAAGCAGAAGCTCAATCAAGGAAACTAGAG GTGAAAATACAGAAGATGAGGTCAAATTTAGAAGAGAAGTTGATGAGAAGGATGTCAATAGTTCATAGAAAAGCAGAGGAATGGAAAATAGCTGCACAAGTTGAGCACTCAGAGCAAATTAGGAAAGCAAGTGAACGAGCCCAGAAGCTGATAATGAACCACCACCAACACCCCAACTCCAATCTATCTCCTCACATTGTATCATGTGGTTGCTTCCCTTGTACTTCTTAA
- the LOC110787201 gene encoding uncharacterized protein isoform X2 yields the protein MSTHNGTQSAQRRRDSFGNSMTRKMEAPSTPGRPVFSFSVSRKSVPSKWEDAEKWLFRGGSGGGGGGGGSCHESPAHHAFNHHNNNDNKMMIKQSDVSSNSKAILNEVIAEKFRVIEEEKIAKETVQKFINCPASATGASMEDHHHHQQQQQQQKLSSAITFNGVIIPADLPLKDKFTDEMSPYITNFRYSEPTKEAFLFKSHNFDNNNNKAMTDASTEVIPFEEVKHRDFGTEMTPLGSSTTSRCHTPFKSSSPARHNTPASRSGPLALMDQPTSPINMTQLQECHFAKLQIGSTPFDSVTTNWSSKEEEEEEISKSLRHFEIGRRSVSVSESRACAWEEEEKTKFCLRYQREEAKIQAWLNLQNAKAEAQSRKLEVKIQKMRSNLEEKLMRRMSIVHRKAEEWKIAAQVEHSEQIRKASERAQKLIMNHHQHPNSNLSPHIVSCGCFPCTS from the exons ATGAGTACTCACAATGGGACTCAATCAGCACAGAGAAGAAGAGATAGTTTTGGGAATTCAATGACAAGGAAAATGGAGGCTCCTTCAACACCAGGCAGACCTGTTTTTAGCTTCAGTgtttcaagaaaaagtgttccttCTAAATGGGAAGATGCAGAAAAATGGCTTTTCAGAGGCGGcagcggcggcggcggcggagGTGGTGGTTCTTGCCATGAATCACCTGCTCATCATGCTTTCAATCATCATAACAACAATGATAATAAAATGATGATTAAGCAAAGTGATGTGAGttcaaattcaaaagcaatatTAAATGAAGTAATAGCAGAGAAATTCAGGGTAATTGAAGAAGAAAAGATTGCAAAAGAGACAGTTCAAAAGTTTATTAATTGCCCTGCTTCTGCTACTGGTGCTTCTATGGAGGACCACCACCATCatcagcaacagcaacagcaacagaaACTGAGTTCAGCTATCACTTTCAATGGGGTCATAATTCCTGCAGATTTGCCTCTAAAAG ACAAATTCACAGATGAAATGAGTCCTTATATCACCAATTTCAGAtactcagagcctacaaaaGAGGCATTTTTGTTCAAAAGTCACAATTTtgacaacaataataataaggctATGACAGATGCAAGTACAGAAGTGATCCCATTTGAAGAGGTGAAACACAGAGATTTTGGCACTGAAATGACCCCTTTAGGCAGCTCCACTACCTCAAGGTGCCACACACCCTTCAAGAGTTCCTCACCTGCCCGTCACAACACTCCGGCTAGCCGGTCCGGTCCATTAGCATTGATGGATCAACCCACTAGCCCAATTAACATGACTCAATTACAAGAGTGTCATTTTGCCAAGCTCCAAATTGGATCAACCCCATTTGATTCGGTTACGACCAATTGGAGCTCCAaagaagaggaggaagaggagatATCCAAGAGTTTAAGGCATTTTGAAATTGGTAGGAGGAGTGTTTCTGTTTCTGAGTCCAGGGCATGTGCTTGGGAAGAAGAGGAAAAGACCAAATTTTGTCTTAG GTACCAAAGAGAAGAGGCCAAAATTCAAGCATGGTTAAATCTTCAAAATGCCAAAGCAGAAGCTCAATCAAGGAAACTAGAG GTGAAAATACAGAAGATGAGGTCAAATTTAGAAGAGAAGTTGATGAGAAGGATGTCAATAGTTCATAGAAAAGCAGAGGAATGGAAAATAGCTGCACAAGTTGAGCACTCAGAGCAAATTAGGAAAGCAAGTGAACGAGCCCAGAAGCTGATAATGAACCACCACCAACACCCCAACTCCAATCTATCTCCTCACATTGTATCATGTGGTTGCTTCCCTTGTACTTCTTAA
- the LOC110787200 gene encoding alanine aminotransferase 2 encodes MRRFIAERTKHLIKRNFLTSSNSHRFLASQSSFFSSSPSTSSTIVSPSSMESSSGASNQVTLQSINPKVLSCEYAVRGAIVTQAEKLQEQLKQEPGSLPFDEILFCNIGNPQSLGQLPITFFREVLALCDHPSIIDKSETQGLFSADSIERAWQILDHIPGRATGAYSHSQGVKGLRETIAAGIEARDGFPANANDIFLTDGASPGVHMMMQLLLRSEQDGILCPIPQYPLYSASIALHGGTLVPYYLDEATGWGLEISNLKSQLETARSKGVTVRALVVINPGNPTGQVLAEENQKQIVDFCKEEGLVLLADEVYQENVYAPDKKFHSFKKIARSMGHEEKDIALVSFQSVSKGYYGECGKRGGYMEVTGFSADVREQIYKVASVNLCSNITGQILASLVMSPPKVGDESYEGYSAEKEGILSSLARRAQTLEDAFNSLEGVTCNKAEGAMYLFPRLQLPQKAIQAAEAEHAAADAFYARRLLEETGIVVVPGSGFGQVPGTWHIRCTILPQEDKIPAIVERLTAFHKKFMDEYRD; translated from the exons ATGCGGCGATTCATAGCAGAGAGAACAAAGCATCTAATCAAGAGAAACTTTCTAACTTCTTCTAATAGTCATCGATTTTTGGCATCTCAATCATCTTTCTTCTCTTCTTCACCTTCAACTTCTTCAACAATTGTTAGCCCTTCTTCAATGGAATCTTCTTCTGGTGCATCAAATCAAGTTACTCTTCAGAGTATCAACCCCAAG GTCTTGAGTTGTGAATATGCTGTTCGTGGAGCGATTGTTACCCAGGCGGAG AAGCTGCAAGAACAATTGAAGCAGGAGCCTGGGTCTCTCCCCTTTGATGAG ATACTTTTCTGTAACATTGGAAATCCTCAATCTCTTGGGCAGCTGCCGATCACATTTTTCCGAGAG GTCCTTGCTCTGTGTGATCATCCCAGCATTAttgataaaagtgaaacacAAGGACTCTTCAG TGCTGATTCAATAGAGAGAGCTTGGCAGATCCTGGATCATATCCCTGGAAGAGCTACTGGCGCATATAGTCACAGTCAG GGTGTTAAGGGACTGCGTGAAACAATTGCTGCTGGAATTGAAGCACGTGACGGTTTCCCAGCCAATGCAAATGATATTTTCTTGACTGATGGAGCAAGCCCAGGG GTGCATATGATGATGCAATTACTGCTGAGGTCAGAGCAAGATGGAATTCTCTGCCCCATTCCTCAATATCCTCTGTACTCTGCTTCGATTGCTCTCCATGGTGGAACTTTG GTTCCATACTATCTTGATGAAGCAACTGGATGGGGTTTGGAGATTTCCAACTTAAAGAGTCAATTAGAAACTGCCAGGTCAAAAGGTGTAACAGTTCGAGCCTTGGTTGTGATAAACCCTGGCAACCCAACTGGACAG GTTCTTGCTGAGGAAAACCAGAAGCAAATTGTTGATTTCTGCAAGGAAGAAGGTCTTGTGCTTCTGGCAGATGAG GTTTACCAGGAAAATGTGTATGCTCCTGACAAGAAATTTCACTCGTTTAAGAAGATTGCACGTTCTATGGGGCATGAGGAGAAGGATATTGCTTTGGTTTCATTTCAATCAGTTTCAAAAG GATATTATGGAGAATGTGGGAAAAGAGGAGGTTACATGGAAGTTACAGGTTTTAGTGCCGATGTAAGGGAACAAATCTACAAAGTTGCTTCAGTCAATTTGTGTTCGAATATAACCGGTCAGATCCTTGCCAGCCTTGTCATGAGCCCACCTAAG GTTGGAGATGAATCTTATGAAGGGTATTCTGCGGAGAAAGAGGGAATCCTTTCATCCTTGGCCAGGCGTGCACAG ACACTAGAAGATGCATTCAACAGCTTAGAAGGTGTGACGTGCAACAAAGCAGAGGGAGCCATGTACCTGTTCCCTCGCCTTCAACTTCCCCAGAAGGCGATACAAGCAGCTGAAGCAGAGCATGCTGCCGCTGATGCATTCTATGCTCGCCGCCTGCTGGAAGAGACTGGCATCGTGGTCGTTCCAGGATCTGGTTTTGGACAG GTTCCGGGCACTTGGCATATCAGGTGCACAATTCTTCCCCAAGAAGATAAAATCCCAGCCATTGTTGAGCGTCTAACAGCGTTTCACAAGAAGTTCATGGATGAGTACCGTGATTGA